The Candidatus Methylomirabilis tolerans DNA segment CGATCTGATCCCCCTCGACGATGTCGAACGGATCGAGTTGATCCGTGGGCCGACGGCCGTCTTTGGACGCAACGCGCTGGCCGGCTCACTCAATATCATTACGAAGCGTGGTGCTGCCGGGCGAGAGATGGTCGCTGAGAGTTCAGGCGGCAGCTTCGGTCGCGCGAAGGGGCGAGGGAGTCTCAGTGGAAGCAAAGGTCCACTGGATTACTACTTCTCCGGCAGTTACTCGCATGAGGACGGCTGGCGCGATCAAGCGGCTGCTCGTATCTCGCAGTTTTTCGGGAAGTTGGGGTATCGACAGGGTGGGACCGATCTGACGCTCTCCTACCAGTATCACAATAACAGGATCGAACAGGCCGGCTCGTTACCGCTCAGCAGGTTACAACTGGACCGGCAGGAGAACTTTACCGGTGGCGACTTCTTCCAGCCTGACCATCACCAGGCATCCCTCAATGTCAATCAGGTCCTGGGGGCCGGTTTTTCGCTAGCCCTCAACGGATTTGTCCGGAGTCTGGAGGCTGAACAGTTTAATGTGAGTCTGATTAGCGAGAACTCCCGCCTCTTCAACGATACCCTCTCCGGCGGCGGCACGCTTCAGCTTGCGCATGAGGGCCGATTCCGGGGACGGAAGAACCTGCTGACGATGGGTGTCGAATACGCAAGGCACGACGTGGACATCAAGGTCTTCGAAGAGCACAATGCCCGCTCGCTCCAGAAATGCCGTGACGAGGCGATCGCAGCCGGGAAGGACCCCGATGAGGAGTGCACGCTGGAGCGGGCGCTTGACTCCAAGCTCTTCGACGATCAGGATATGGTCGGGTTCTACGTCCAGGATACGGCAGAACTGGGTAAAGGTCTCCTGCTGTCCGGGGACAGTCTGATCCTGACGGCCGGCTTTCGTTACGATTACATTCGGCACGATATTACCGACAGAAGTCCTGAAGAGCCTGGCAAAGCCAGCGGGAACGCCTCCTTCGAGCGAGCGAATCCGAGGGTGGGGCTGAACTATAATCTGTCGGATCGCCACGGTGTATACTTCGCCTACTCGGAGGGCTTCAGAGCCCCGGCCTTTCTGGAG contains these protein-coding regions:
- a CDS encoding TonB-dependent receptor, translating into SLSPAEVPASVQVITAEEITRSGALNLQDVMQQLPGVHLNDQQGNGYQFDASLRGFTGTSVTGTPQGISVFVDGVRVNEPAVEEINFDLIPLDDVERIELIRGPTAVFGRNALAGSLNIITKRGAAGREMVAESSGGSFGRAKGRGSLSGSKGPLDYYFSGSYSHEDGWRDQAAARISQFFGKLGYRQGGTDLTLSYQYHNNRIEQAGSLPLSRLQLDRQENFTGGDFFQPDHHQASLNVNQVLGAGFSLALNGFVRSLEAEQFNVSLISENSRLFNDTLSGGGTLQLAHEGRFRGRKNLLTMGVEYARHDVDIKVFEEHNARSLQKCRDEAIAAGKDPDEECTLERALDSKLFDDQDMVGFYVQDTAELGKGLLLSGDSLILTAGFRYDYIRHDITDRSPEEPGKASGNASFERANPRVGLNYNLSDRHGVYFAYSEGFRAPAFLELTCADPESPCVGIQAGVAPDTGFFKLRPVKARNYEVGVRTRLMPWLEGSVALYRTDVRDDIFSVSPADTIALFFQNVGNTRREGVEFGLRGIYNGWLEGFANYAFTHATFRDDITLASPRTPGVSQQVRKGDRLPLTLEQRINAGVRYHLYKWLALSLNLTYTGDQFFRGDEANTQPKLDDYLVLNAGLDLHWKRLSGFVKINNLTNNKYETFGTFAPNANLPGDPIERFMTPAPPINVLVGASYRF